Proteins co-encoded in one Bacillus paramycoides genomic window:
- a CDS encoding peptide ABC transporter substrate-binding protein, translating into MKKKVVPVVASVLGASLLLTACGGNKDHASGAKANDKANDKQAINLSFASEIPTMDVAKATDGESMSVMQNVFEGLYAMGEDNKPIPGVAESVDLNPDKTKYTFHLRDSKWSNGTPVTAKDFVFAWQRAVNPDTAAEYAFLFFDIQNAKQISQKQLPIDQLGVKALDDKTLEVQLDRPVPYFLSLTTFSTFLPINEDYLKSQGDKYGLETNHLIYNGAFILDNWKHEQSFQLKKNPNYRDAKTVKLEEINFNVVKDKSTEVNLYDSGQIDRVALTAEFVDKYKGDPNFKDRAEVGIQFLRLNQKNETLKNQHARLAINGAMNKKAYVETILNNGAVPAEGMVPAKFAKSPEGNDFRKENGNLVKDDVKTAKENWKKAKQELGTEKVTIELLTSDNALAKKTGEYLKGELEKNLDGLTVNLKPQPRKQQLKLLLSGDYEIGIDGWGPDFADPITFLDLFTTESAYNFDKYSNKEYDELIHKVKTDLAGDEKARFEAMKQAEKTLLQDGAVAPLYQQGRSYLQRSFIKGLVTTDFGGEFNYKWTEVAK; encoded by the coding sequence ATGAAGAAAAAAGTTGTACCTGTTGTTGCATCTGTTTTAGGGGCAAGTCTATTACTAACTGCTTGCGGGGGAAATAAAGATCATGCAAGCGGAGCGAAAGCAAATGATAAAGCAAATGATAAACAGGCAATTAACTTATCATTCGCTTCAGAAATTCCAACAATGGATGTTGCAAAAGCAACGGATGGGGAATCCATGAGCGTAATGCAAAATGTTTTTGAAGGTTTATATGCAATGGGAGAAGATAACAAACCAATTCCTGGTGTTGCTGAGTCGGTTGACCTTAATCCCGATAAAACAAAATATACATTCCACCTGCGTGATTCAAAATGGTCAAACGGTACTCCAGTTACAGCAAAGGACTTTGTCTTCGCTTGGCAACGTGCCGTAAATCCTGATACAGCAGCTGAATATGCATTCTTATTCTTCGATATACAGAATGCGAAACAAATAAGCCAGAAACAATTACCAATTGATCAACTAGGGGTCAAAGCTCTTGATGATAAAACGTTAGAAGTACAACTAGACCGTCCTGTTCCCTACTTCTTAAGCTTAACGACATTCTCAACATTCTTACCAATTAATGAAGATTACTTAAAATCTCAGGGCGATAAATATGGTTTAGAAACAAATCATTTAATTTACAACGGTGCTTTCATATTAGATAACTGGAAACACGAGCAAAGCTTCCAATTGAAGAAGAACCCTAACTATCGGGATGCTAAAACTGTAAAATTAGAAGAAATCAACTTCAATGTCGTTAAAGATAAGTCTACAGAAGTTAACTTATACGATTCAGGACAAATTGATCGTGTTGCTTTAACTGCAGAGTTTGTTGATAAATATAAGGGTGATCCAAACTTCAAGGACCGCGCTGAAGTTGGTATTCAATTCTTACGACTCAATCAAAAAAATGAAACATTAAAAAATCAACATGCACGCCTTGCTATTAACGGAGCAATGAATAAAAAAGCATACGTAGAAACAATTTTAAATAACGGCGCTGTTCCAGCTGAAGGAATGGTTCCTGCAAAATTTGCAAAAAGTCCAGAAGGCAACGACTTCCGTAAAGAAAATGGAAACCTAGTCAAAGATGATGTGAAAACAGCGAAAGAAAACTGGAAAAAAGCGAAACAAGAACTTGGTACTGAAAAAGTAACAATCGAACTATTAACAAGCGATAATGCTTTAGCTAAAAAGACTGGTGAATATTTAAAAGGTGAACTAGAAAAGAATCTAGATGGATTAACAGTGAATTTAAAACCACAACCACGTAAACAACAGTTGAAACTACTATTAAGTGGTGATTATGAAATTGGAATTGATGGCTGGGGCCCTGACTTCGCTGATCCAATTACATTCTTAGATTTATTTACAACAGAAAGTGCTTATAACTTCGATAAATACTCTAACAAAGAGTATGATGAGCTCATTCATAAAGTGAAAACAGATTTAGCTGGTGATGAAAAGGCTCGCTTTGAAGCAATGAAGCAAGCTGAAAAAACCCTATTACAAGACGGTGCTGTCGCTCCTTTATACCAACAAGGTCGTTCTTACTTACAACGCTCTTTCATTAAAGGACTTGTAACAACTGACTTCGGCGGTGAATTTAACTACAAGTGGACAGAAGTTGCAAAATAA
- a CDS encoding peptide ABC transporter substrate-binding protein: MKKKFVPGIASVVGVSILLTGCGSYKNEASGANAKDEAPSKQVLNLSSPTEIRTMDTARATDTDSGQVMRNVFEGLYNLGEGNKPVPGVAKSYEVSGDKTKYTFHLRDSKWSNGTPVTAKDFVFAWQRAVDPATASEYAFLFFDIKNATKINNKELPADQLGVKAIDDHTFEVELERPVPYFISLTAFPTFLPINEEFFKAQGDKYALEDNTILYNGAFTLSDWKHEQSFKFKKNPTYWDKDTVKLEEINFNVVKEKSTEVNLFESKQLDRIKLTSDFVDKYKKDANFKGRPNVGVQFLRMNQQNKVLQNVSARQAIDQTIDRKSFVNTLLNDGSTPTSSLVPKNFAKGPDGTDFRAANGDLTKVDTKSAQELWKKAKQELGSEKITLELLTSDADLDKKTGEFLKGQLEKNLDGLTVNIKPQPRKQQVSLLLKGDYEIGIDGWSPDFADPITFLELFTTNNPYNLDHYSNKEFDETIAKVKTTLAGDEKARWEALLASEKILFKDSVIAPLYQKGESYLERSYVKGIVQVDFAGQLNFKWAKIEK; the protein is encoded by the coding sequence ATGAAAAAGAAGTTTGTACCCGGTATTGCATCAGTTGTAGGAGTAAGTATTTTATTAACTGGTTGCGGTAGTTATAAAAACGAAGCAAGCGGAGCAAATGCAAAAGACGAGGCGCCTAGTAAACAGGTTTTAAACTTATCTTCACCTACTGAAATACGAACAATGGATACAGCTCGTGCTACAGATACTGATTCTGGTCAAGTAATGAGAAACGTATTTGAAGGTTTGTATAATCTTGGTGAAGGTAACAAACCTGTCCCTGGCGTTGCAAAATCTTATGAAGTAAGTGGCGATAAAACGAAATACACATTCCACCTACGAGATTCAAAATGGTCAAACGGCACTCCTGTCACAGCGAAAGACTTTGTCTTCGCTTGGCAAAGAGCTGTTGATCCAGCAACAGCCTCTGAATATGCATTTCTATTCTTTGATATTAAAAACGCAACAAAAATTAACAACAAAGAACTTCCAGCCGATCAACTTGGTGTAAAAGCAATTGATGACCATACGTTTGAGGTAGAATTGGAACGTCCTGTTCCGTACTTTATAAGCTTAACAGCGTTCCCAACATTTCTACCAATTAACGAGGAATTCTTTAAAGCACAAGGTGATAAGTATGCGTTAGAAGACAATACAATTTTGTACAACGGAGCTTTTACACTAAGCGATTGGAAGCATGAGCAAAGCTTTAAATTTAAGAAAAACCCTACCTATTGGGATAAAGATACTGTCAAACTGGAAGAAATCAATTTTAACGTCGTAAAAGAAAAATCTACAGAAGTAAATTTATTCGAGTCAAAACAATTAGATCGTATCAAACTAACATCTGACTTCGTTGATAAATATAAAAAGGATGCTAACTTTAAAGGACGGCCAAACGTAGGGGTACAGTTTCTACGTATGAATCAACAAAACAAAGTACTTCAAAACGTTTCTGCACGCCAAGCAATCGATCAAACAATTGATCGAAAATCCTTTGTAAATACGTTATTAAATGACGGCTCTACACCAACCTCTAGTCTCGTGCCGAAAAACTTTGCAAAAGGACCTGACGGAACAGACTTCCGTGCCGCAAACGGCGATTTAACAAAGGTTGATACAAAATCTGCTCAAGAATTATGGAAAAAAGCTAAACAAGAGCTTGGTTCTGAAAAGATAACATTAGAATTATTAACAAGTGATGCTGACCTTGATAAGAAAACTGGTGAGTTCTTAAAAGGACAACTAGAAAAGAATTTAGATGGATTAACAGTAAATATAAAGCCGCAACCACGTAAACAACAAGTTTCACTTTTATTAAAAGGTGACTACGAAATTGGAATTGACGGCTGGAGCCCTGACTTTGCTGATCCAATTACATTCCTTGAGCTATTTACAACGAATAACCCTTACAACTTAGATCATTACTCTAATAAGGAGTTCGATGAAACAATAGCAAAAGTGAAAACAACTTTAGCCGGTGATGAAAAAGCTCGCTGGGAAGCATTACTAGCATCCGAGAAAATATTATTTAAAGACTCTGTTATCGCTCCTCTTTACCAAAAAGGCGAATCTTATTTAGAACGTTCTTATGTGAAAGGAATTGTGCAAGTAGACTTTGCAGGTCAATTAAACTTCAAATGGGCCAAAATTGAAAAATAA
- a CDS encoding aldo/keto reductase: MSLTSLKDYTTLHNGVKMPWFGLGVFKVEDGSEVIESVKSAIKNGYRSIDTAAIYQNEEGVGQAIREAGVSREELFITSKVWNSDQGYETTLQAFETTLEKLGLEYLDLYLVHWPVKGKYTESWKALEKLYKDGRVRAIGVSNFHIHHLQDVFEIAEIKPMVNQVEYHPRLAQEELHAFCKEHNIQLEAWSPLMQGQLLDNSTLQDIATKYNKSTAQIILRWDLQNEVVTIPKSIKEHRIIENANIFDFELSADDMKAIQALNEDRRVGPDPDNFNF; encoded by the coding sequence ATGAGTTTAACAAGTTTAAAAGACTATACTACATTACATAACGGTGTAAAAATGCCTTGGTTCGGTTTAGGTGTTTTTAAAGTAGAAGATGGTTCAGAAGTAATTGAGTCTGTAAAATCAGCAATTAAAAATGGCTACCGCAGCATCGATACTGCAGCAATCTATCAAAACGAAGAAGGCGTTGGACAAGCGATCCGTGAAGCAGGTGTTTCACGTGAAGAATTATTTATTACATCAAAAGTATGGAATAGCGATCAAGGATATGAAACAACACTTCAAGCATTTGAAACTACATTAGAAAAATTAGGTCTAGAATATTTAGATTTATATTTAGTACATTGGCCTGTAAAAGGGAAATATACTGAATCATGGAAAGCGTTAGAAAAACTTTATAAAGATGGCCGTGTTCGTGCTATCGGTGTGAGTAATTTCCACATTCACCACTTACAAGACGTATTTGAAATCGCTGAAATTAAGCCAATGGTCAATCAAGTGGAATACCACCCACGTTTAGCACAAGAAGAATTGCACGCTTTCTGTAAAGAACATAACATCCAGCTTGAAGCTTGGTCACCATTAATGCAGGGACAACTACTGGATAACTCCACATTACAAGACATTGCGACAAAATATAATAAATCAACTGCACAAATTATTTTACGCTGGGATTTACAAAATGAAGTTGTAACAATCCCTAAATCTATTAAAGAACATCGCATTATTGAAAATGCAAATATATTCGATTTTGAATTAAGTGCTGATGACATGAAAGCAATTCAAGCTCTAAATGAAGATCGTCGCGTTGGTCCAGATCCAGATAACTTTAACTTCTAG